The following proteins are co-located in the Pedobacter frigiditerrae genome:
- a CDS encoding ThuA domain-containing protein produces MNLKTLTKALILFIICFITSNSAFAQKPKFKVIAFYTGKNDQAHVSFVHEANKKFPELAKKYSFSYDSTANWDNLNATYLSKYEVVLFLDTRPEKPEQRAAFETYMKNGGAWMGFHFSAFALTPSAFKQDWDWYHNEFLGSGQYGSNTWRPTSAVLRVNKNHPATKKLPETFKAQPNEWYRWEKDLRKNPDIDILMSIDSTSFPLGTGPKAHEIWQSGYYPVVWSNKKYKMIYVNMGHNDMDYEHKYNKFTTSLSQTFDNEIQTKMMIDGLLWLGKRRK; encoded by the coding sequence ATGAACCTAAAAACTTTAACCAAAGCTTTAATACTGTTTATTATATGTTTTATTACAAGTAATTCAGCATTTGCTCAAAAGCCAAAGTTTAAGGTAATTGCTTTTTATACAGGCAAAAACGACCAAGCCCACGTAAGTTTTGTGCATGAGGCAAACAAAAAATTTCCGGAGTTAGCGAAAAAATACAGTTTCAGTTACGACTCTACAGCTAATTGGGATAATCTTAATGCAACCTACCTATCAAAATATGAGGTTGTTTTGTTCTTAGATACTCGTCCGGAGAAACCAGAACAACGTGCCGCCTTTGAAACATACATGAAAAATGGTGGCGCTTGGATGGGTTTTCACTTTTCGGCATTTGCCTTAACGCCATCAGCTTTTAAACAAGATTGGGATTGGTACCATAACGAGTTTTTAGGATCTGGGCAATATGGTAGCAATACTTGGCGACCGACATCTGCAGTTTTAAGAGTAAATAAAAACCATCCCGCTACTAAAAAACTACCTGAAACTTTCAAGGCACAACCTAATGAGTGGTATAGATGGGAAAAAGACTTGCGCAAAAATCCAGATATAGATATCTTAATGTCTATCGACTCTACAAGTTTCCCTCTAGGCACTGGACCAAAAGCTCACGAGATTTGGCAAAGCGGCTATTATCCTGTAGTTTGGAGCAATAAAAAATACAAAATGATTTATGTAAACATGGGCCATAACGATATGGATTACGAACATAAATACAATAAATTCACTACTTCCCTATCTCAAACATTCGACAACGAAATACAAACCAAAATGATGATTGATGGATTGTTGTGGCTAGGTAAAAGAAGGAAATAG
- a CDS encoding sigma-70 family RNA polymerase sigma factor, with product MLNTQIPDNELINRCKNGDIHYQELLYKRFYGYALGVCLRYLFNKEDALEAVNDSFIKVFKAINTIQEDKNFKPWFRKVLVNTALDYKRKNMRFSQAIEMVDTEPQTTYSSALENLSAKDILNLMKNLNETQSLVFNLYEIDGYSHKEIGKMLNMPESSSRTYLTRAKQTLQNLLITHSIYKR from the coding sequence ATGCTTAACACGCAAATACCAGACAACGAACTAATAAACCGTTGTAAAAATGGCGACATACATTACCAAGAATTGCTTTACAAGCGTTTCTATGGCTATGCTTTGGGTGTTTGTTTAAGATATTTATTTAATAAAGAAGATGCTCTTGAAGCTGTTAATGACTCGTTTATTAAAGTATTTAAAGCCATAAATACTATACAAGAAGACAAAAATTTCAAGCCGTGGTTCAGAAAGGTTTTAGTAAATACAGCTTTAGATTACAAGAGGAAAAACATGCGTTTCAGTCAAGCCATAGAAATGGTAGACACAGAACCGCAAACCACCTACTCATCTGCTTTAGAAAACCTTTCTGCAAAAGATATTTTAAACTTGATGAAGAATTTAAATGAGACGCAAAGTTTGGTTTTTAACTTATATGAAATAGATGGTTATTCTCATAAGGAGATTGGGAAGATGTTGAATATGCCAGAAAGCTCATCGAGAACCTACTTAACAAGGGCTAAACAAACACTGCAAAATTTATTGATTACGCATTCAATATATAAAAGATGA
- the truA gene encoding tRNA pseudouridine(38-40) synthase TruA — MRYFFHIAYNGHTYSGWQRQPKVNSVQEVIENKLSNIFKTPIAINGCGRTDSGVHASQFFFHADIEQEWDFDLAFRLNKILPHNIAIFDIIPLEGKPHARFDAVQRKYDYYIHTYKNPFLNQLSSYYDVRDLNLDEMKKAVQLLPQYKDYRAFCTTPDKNEHTICNVMEAKLFTTANGDHIRFHIASNRFLGKMIRIITGKLLKIGNGNMSVDEFEHLLITLETPGMLEIAHPTGLYLSKVTYPYLNLPLRTEFSGLQQKDWIEI, encoded by the coding sequence ATGAGATACTTCTTTCACATTGCTTATAACGGACATACTTACAGTGGTTGGCAACGCCAACCAAAAGTAAACAGCGTACAAGAAGTAATTGAAAATAAGCTGAGCAATATTTTCAAAACACCAATTGCCATAAATGGTTGCGGAAGAACTGATTCGGGTGTACACGCCAGTCAGTTCTTTTTCCATGCAGACATTGAGCAAGAATGGGATTTCGATTTGGCATTTAGATTAAATAAAATCCTCCCTCATAACATCGCTATTTTTGATATCATCCCCTTGGAAGGCAAGCCACACGCTAGGTTTGATGCTGTACAACGCAAGTATGACTATTACATCCATACCTACAAAAACCCTTTTCTAAACCAGTTGAGTTCTTATTACGATGTAAGGGATTTGAATTTGGATGAAATGAAAAAAGCCGTTCAGCTCTTACCTCAATATAAAGATTACAGGGCTTTTTGTACCACGCCAGATAAAAATGAACATACCATTTGCAATGTAATGGAAGCTAAATTATTCACTACAGCAAATGGCGACCATATTCGTTTCCACATCGCTTCTAATCGTTTTTTAGGGAAGATGATTAGAATAATTACGGGTAAACTTTTAAAAATAGGTAATGGTAATATGAGTGTTGATGAGTTTGAACACCTATTAATCACCTTAGAAACTCCTGGAATGTTGGAGATTGCGCATCCTACTGGTTTATATCTATCTAAAGTAACTTACCCTTATTTAAATTTACCACTTAGAACAGAGTTCTCAGGCTTACAGCAAAAAGATTGGATTGAAATATAG
- a CDS encoding ABC transporter permease, giving the protein MNIEYFIAGRIAIKSERTFSKLIVRIAIAGVMLSLAVMILSIAIIKGFKTEIQDKVRGFIGDVQIYRFDLNGSFEKSPFVPNDTTLAYLKSNKNLASFYPFATKPAIISANGEVEGINFKGIDKTYDWGFIKKHLVAGTIINFIDSSINPILISDYTAKRMKLKIGDSFLMHFVQDPPKKRKFKIVGIYNVGIENIDKSFAIGDINIIRSVNNWEPNQMGGIEVRVKNFARLQPVADSIYANLELKLRSRSVKESTPEIFTWLSLLDVNTRVLLILMMIVGVINMVTALLIMILERTSMIGLLKSMGISDTSVMKIFLYNAIYLVGIGLLLGNILGLGIAYFQSTTHLFKLEQTNYYLAYVPMEVHFLDVLLLNIATVIICTIVLIIPSLLVSRISPLKAIRFK; this is encoded by the coding sequence TTGAATATAGAATATTTCATAGCGGGGCGAATAGCCATAAAATCTGAACGTACTTTTAGCAAGTTAATTGTTCGCATTGCGATTGCTGGAGTAATGCTCAGTTTGGCTGTGATGATACTTTCTATTGCGATTATCAAAGGGTTTAAAACAGAAATACAAGATAAGGTAAGAGGTTTTATTGGCGATGTACAGATTTATCGTTTCGATTTAAATGGTTCTTTTGAGAAATCTCCTTTCGTACCGAATGATACCACGCTTGCCTATTTAAAAAGCAACAAAAACCTGGCATCATTCTATCCTTTTGCCACCAAGCCTGCAATTATTTCTGCCAATGGCGAAGTAGAAGGCATTAATTTTAAAGGAATTGATAAAACCTACGATTGGGGTTTCATTAAAAAACATTTAGTAGCAGGAACTATTATCAATTTTATTGATAGCTCTATCAATCCGATTTTAATTTCAGATTATACGGCAAAGAGAATGAAACTTAAAATTGGCGACAGTTTTTTAATGCACTTTGTTCAAGACCCGCCCAAAAAAAGGAAGTTTAAAATTGTAGGGATTTACAATGTAGGTATTGAAAATATCGACAAGAGTTTTGCCATTGGCGATATCAATATCATTAGAAGTGTGAACAATTGGGAGCCCAATCAAATGGGTGGAATAGAAGTTAGGGTTAAGAATTTTGCTCGTTTACAACCTGTTGCTGATAGTATTTATGCGAATTTAGAGTTGAAGTTAAGGTCGAGGTCTGTTAAAGAAAGTACACCAGAAATTTTTACTTGGCTTTCCCTCTTAGATGTAAATACAAGAGTTTTACTCATTTTGATGATGATTGTCGGCGTAATTAATATGGTTACTGCTTTGCTAATTATGATTTTAGAACGCACTTCGATGATTGGGTTACTAAAATCAATGGGTATTTCAGATACGAGTGTGATGAAAATATTTCTTTACAACGCCATTTATTTAGTAGGAATTGGTTTGCTTTTGGGCAATATATTGGGATTAGGTATTGCTTACTTTCAAAGTACCACGCATCTCTTTAAACTCGAACAAACAAATTATTATTTAGCTTATGTGCCGATGGAAGTACATTTTTTAGATGTGCTATTGCTAAATATTGCAACTGTGATTATCTGTACAATTGTATTGATTATCCCTTCGCTTTTGGTAAGTAGAATAAGTCCGTTAAAGGCGATTAGGTTTAAGTAA
- a CDS encoding DUF1343 domain-containing protein, translating into MKKLSFLFTLIFTVVVLTACGQSPKTKLNPKVPNPYKVKAEDIDKPKNKASKFRTGAEQTEVYLPLLKGKRIGMVVNPTSIIGKQTSVDSLVKRGVKIVKIFGPEHGFRGDASAGVSVDDAVDAKTGIKAISLYGKHNTPTKEDLADVDIMIFDIQDVGVRFYTYINTLQRVMEACARDGKEVMILDRPNPNGFYIDGPVLDPKYKSGIGIQPIPIVHGLTVGEYAQMLNGEGWLKDKLKCKITVIKNAGYTHDMPYVLPVNPSPNLNTPQSILLYPTTCLFEGTYLNHGRGTMYPFTIVGAPYLKGKFDFSFTPKSIKGMSETPLFMNEVCYGLDLRNYDTENFRKTKMLNLSWILELYKASPRKADFFNNKLSAEVGTIEARIGVGDFRQQIIDGKSEKEIRASWEPGLSKYKLMRKKYLLYP; encoded by the coding sequence ATGAAGAAATTATCTTTTCTATTTACCTTGATTTTTACTGTTGTTGTATTAACTGCTTGCGGACAAAGCCCAAAAACTAAGCTTAACCCTAAAGTACCAAATCCTTACAAAGTTAAGGCCGAAGATATTGATAAGCCAAAAAATAAAGCTTCAAAATTTAGAACTGGGGCAGAACAAACTGAAGTTTACTTACCGTTACTAAAAGGAAAAAGAATCGGGATGGTAGTTAACCCTACTTCAATTATTGGCAAACAAACTTCTGTTGATAGCTTAGTTAAAAGAGGCGTAAAAATTGTGAAAATTTTTGGCCCTGAACATGGTTTTAGAGGTGATGCAAGCGCTGGAGTAAGCGTAGACGATGCAGTTGATGCGAAAACTGGCATTAAAGCAATTTCTTTATATGGCAAACACAATACACCAACAAAGGAAGACCTAGCCGATGTTGACATCATGATTTTCGACATACAGGATGTTGGCGTTCGTTTTTACACTTACATTAACACTTTGCAGCGTGTAATGGAAGCTTGCGCTCGTGATGGCAAAGAGGTTATGATTTTAGACCGTCCAAATCCGAATGGTTTTTATATTGATGGACCTGTTTTAGACCCTAAATATAAATCTGGTATTGGTATACAACCGATCCCTATTGTACACGGTTTAACAGTTGGCGAATATGCGCAAATGTTAAACGGCGAAGGTTGGTTAAAGGATAAATTAAAATGCAAAATCACAGTAATTAAAAATGCTGGTTATACCCACGACATGCCTTATGTATTGCCAGTAAATCCATCACCAAACTTAAATACACCACAATCCATTTTACTTTACCCAACTACTTGTTTGTTCGAGGGCACTTATTTAAATCATGGTCGTGGAACCATGTATCCATTTACCATTGTTGGCGCACCTTACCTCAAAGGAAAATTTGATTTCTCTTTTACTCCAAAAAGCATTAAAGGAATGAGCGAAACACCTTTATTTATGAATGAAGTTTGTTACGGTTTAGATTTAAGAAATTACGATACTGAAAACTTTAGGAAGACTAAAATGTTAAACCTAAGCTGGATATTAGAACTCTACAAAGCTTCGCCTCGCAAAGCTGATTTCTTTAACAATAAATTGAGCGCTGAAGTGGGTACAATTGAGGCTCGTATCGGTGTAGGCGATTTTAGACAGCAAATTATAGATGGAAAATCTGAAAAGGAAATCCGTGCAAGCTGGGAACCAGGATTAAGTAAGTATAAGTTAATGCGTAAAAAATATTTGCTTTATCCATAG
- a CDS encoding DinB family protein, with translation MNNEYMEQAIRVIKASRTKLLSLVDELTTEELNYIPAGFNNNLAWQIGHLVVSQQILCYKLAGQKFVIEDELIDLYKNGSKPERAFSEAEIVQMKGYLLSTINQLEIDLTNGTFDNYTPYSISTYPGITLTNVSDAVTFIVSHDGLHYGCSLIMKRLVKNKA, from the coding sequence ATGAATAACGAATATATGGAACAAGCAATCAGAGTAATCAAAGCATCAAGAACTAAATTATTAAGCCTAGTAGATGAGCTAACGACAGAAGAATTAAACTATATCCCAGCTGGATTTAACAACAACCTAGCTTGGCAAATCGGGCATTTAGTGGTTAGTCAGCAGATATTATGCTATAAACTAGCAGGTCAAAAATTTGTTATCGAAGATGAATTAATCGACTTATATAAAAATGGCTCTAAACCAGAAAGAGCATTCAGCGAAGCCGAAATAGTGCAAATGAAAGGTTATTTGTTAAGTACAATTAACCAGTTAGAAATTGACTTAACAAACGGAACTTTCGACAACTATACTCCTTATTCCATTTCAACCTACCCAGGCATAACTTTAACCAATGTAAGTGATGCAGTAACATTTATCGTTTCTCATGACGGCTTGCATTATGGTTGTAGTTTAATAATGAAAAGGCTGGTTAAAAACAAAGCTTAA
- a CDS encoding DEAD/DEAH box helicase, with product MSLEQLKLSKPLVSAMTAAGYLSPKEIQARTMSRILGGQDIIAIGPEGCGKTTTYILGVLMRLKYGFEEAPRALILVPTKERVLEVMEQFQLLNRNQTIRIVGIHADGAMETQINELTDGVDIVVAVPSRARAVYLKLGLNTNKIQMFVVDDAAEMVKLGMQLPINELANSIQKCQHLIFTDVMHDRLDLMIENFMKLPTTIEVDELEENETETYTQLLYHVPNFRTKLNLLNLLLKDAEVFDKVVVFVNTRLTAQTLSKDLFDGKADDIFVYKPLFFDEAGFDDIEDFKAISEARVLIVANEGLQQMDLEGIPFIFHFELPVQKETYLNRVIKQGDEEVVAITFTTDLELPQVRKIEQAIGQKIEVADLPEDLLVEEVTKAKAQKNKILAEQEDEENHRDAAFHKKKESNSKTSNFGIGQKAIMNKKKKHG from the coding sequence GTGTCTTTAGAACAATTAAAATTAAGCAAACCATTAGTATCGGCAATGACAGCTGCAGGATACCTCAGTCCAAAAGAAATTCAGGCTAGAACAATGTCACGTATTTTAGGTGGTCAAGATATTATAGCAATTGGTCCCGAGGGATGTGGAAAAACTACTACTTATATTTTAGGGGTTTTAATGCGTTTAAAATATGGTTTTGAAGAAGCGCCAAGAGCTTTAATTTTAGTGCCAACTAAAGAAAGAGTGCTAGAAGTGATGGAGCAATTTCAGCTTTTAAATAGAAATCAGACTATTCGTATTGTAGGAATACATGCCGATGGAGCAATGGAAACTCAAATTAATGAGTTGACGGATGGCGTTGATATTGTGGTTGCCGTACCTTCTAGAGCTAGGGCTGTTTATTTGAAATTAGGATTAAACACTAATAAAATTCAAATGTTTGTGGTAGATGATGCTGCAGAAATGGTGAAGTTAGGAATGCAATTACCTATTAATGAATTGGCAAACAGCATACAGAAATGTCAACATTTAATTTTTACTGATGTAATGCATGACAGGCTCGATTTAATGATTGAGAACTTTATGAAATTGCCTACCACTATAGAAGTTGATGAATTAGAGGAGAACGAAACAGAAACGTATACACAGCTTTTATATCACGTTCCTAATTTTAGAACGAAGTTAAATTTGCTTAATCTGCTTTTAAAAGATGCTGAAGTATTTGATAAAGTAGTGGTTTTTGTAAATACCCGTTTAACAGCTCAAACTTTATCAAAAGATTTATTTGATGGCAAGGCCGATGATATTTTTGTTTACAAACCTTTATTTTTTGACGAGGCGGGTTTTGATGATATTGAAGACTTTAAAGCTATAAGTGAAGCTCGTGTTTTAATTGTAGCAAATGAAGGCTTACAGCAAATGGATTTGGAAGGCATCCCATTTATTTTCCATTTTGAATTACCTGTACAAAAGGAAACTTACTTAAATAGGGTAATTAAGCAGGGCGATGAAGAAGTTGTTGCTATTACTTTTACCACCGATTTAGAGTTGCCACAAGTTCGTAAAATTGAACAAGCGATTGGTCAGAAAATTGAAGTGGCAGATTTGCCTGAAGATTTGTTGGTAGAAGAAGTAACTAAAGCAAAAGCTCAAAAGAATAAAATATTAGCAGAGCAAGAGGATGAAGAAAATCATCGTGATGCGGCGTTTCATAAAAAGAAGGAGAGTAACTCTAAAACTTCAAATTTTGGTATTGGCCAAAAGGCGATAATGAATAAGAAAAAGAAACACGGGTAA
- a CDS encoding DNA topoisomerase IB — protein MVPTSEVIDASSLVYVHPAQPGIYRRGKPGHFYFVDKNGERIKNEKDLERIKKLVLPPAWTDVWISPKKNGYLQAIGVDAAGRKQYRYHPDWTARRSDHKYFRLLEFGNALTNARKQIAKDLRRKDFDERKVLAICLQVMQKTLIRIGNESYKKTYGSYGLSTLKDNHFKENGSKSTLSFVGKKGVKQEVQLNDKTLAHLVKKCKDIPGQELFQFYTKGKEHKSVDSGMINNYIREITGGDFTAKDFRTWGGTLEALRQLAKCAITTPEMPKKKAVVQVLDCVASKLGNTRAVCKSSYVYPMLLTVYEEDGLNKYLKKINTEKPDSTTAMQNDEKVLLQFLKQVKSKVSKK, from the coding sequence ATGGTTCCAACTTCCGAAGTGATTGATGCTAGTAGCTTGGTCTATGTTCATCCGGCACAACCAGGTATTTATAGAAGGGGGAAACCTGGGCATTTTTATTTTGTAGATAAAAATGGAGAACGTATAAAGAATGAAAAAGATTTAGAAAGAATTAAAAAGTTGGTTTTGCCTCCTGCTTGGACAGATGTATGGATTTCGCCAAAGAAAAATGGCTATTTGCAAGCTATTGGGGTAGATGCAGCTGGCAGAAAACAATACCGTTATCATCCAGATTGGACAGCTAGACGTTCTGATCATAAATATTTTAGGCTCTTGGAATTTGGAAATGCTTTAACAAACGCTCGAAAGCAAATTGCCAAAGATTTAAGGAGAAAAGATTTCGACGAGCGAAAAGTTTTAGCTATTTGCCTGCAAGTAATGCAGAAAACCTTGATTAGAATTGGCAATGAAAGCTATAAAAAGACTTATGGGAGTTACGGGCTAAGTACTTTAAAGGATAATCATTTTAAGGAAAATGGAAGTAAATCTACTTTAAGTTTCGTCGGCAAAAAAGGCGTAAAACAAGAAGTTCAATTGAATGATAAAACCTTGGCTCATCTGGTAAAAAAATGCAAGGATATTCCTGGTCAGGAACTGTTTCAGTTTTACACAAAAGGAAAGGAACACAAATCTGTAGATTCTGGAATGATTAATAACTATATCAGGGAAATTACTGGCGGTGACTTTACAGCCAAGGATTTTAGAACTTGGGGCGGTACTTTGGAGGCATTAAGACAGTTGGCAAAATGTGCAATTACTACTCCAGAGATGCCTAAAAAGAAAGCTGTAGTACAGGTTTTAGACTGTGTGGCTAGTAAATTAGGTAACACAAGAGCGGTCTGTAAAAGTTCTTACGTTTATCCGATGTTGTTAACTGTTTACGAAGAAGATGGTTTAAATAAATATTTAAAGAAAATAAATACAGAAAAACCTGATAGTACAACAGCTATGCAAAATGATGAAAAGGTATTATTGCAGTTTTTGAAACAAGTGAAATCAAAAGTTTCGAAAAAATGA
- a CDS encoding Imm49 family immunity protein, producing MDRIDHLKIVYNSYLSSEKDIKAKIFSEENGRFHFIPAFEGYATIYAIYSIYLLKDFEMAKCYFYRASRVAEYMSLNYDWRIIESGIDRLSYALLSDDTELIKKYSVLSNKQNNQLSIGFQIANAVQNIILDNKQKLDENIKNLERFVKLTQFKSWEPIVDIFKGFLNSKVNLIELGLQTLLNTDKKRNKNVLINKFFSPDTSGLCKLAWLKGYQIDLKSSLVPIELMPIKPLAIYEDYDFFKEL from the coding sequence ATGGATAGAATAGATCATTTAAAAATAGTTTACAATTCTTATTTAAGTTCTGAAAAAGATATAAAAGCAAAAATTTTTTCAGAAGAAAATGGACGTTTTCATTTTATACCCGCTTTTGAAGGATACGCAACTATTTATGCAATCTATTCTATCTATCTTTTAAAAGATTTTGAGATGGCTAAGTGCTATTTTTATAGAGCCAGTAGAGTAGCTGAGTATATGAGTTTGAATTATGATTGGCGAATTATTGAAAGTGGTATTGACAGGTTAAGTTATGCTTTGCTTTCGGATGATACAGAATTAATAAAAAAATACAGTGTGTTGAGTAATAAACAGAATAATCAGTTAAGCATTGGATTTCAAATTGCAAATGCTGTACAGAATATCATTTTGGATAATAAGCAAAAACTTGATGAGAATATAAAGAATTTAGAGCGTTTTGTTAAACTGACCCAATTTAAAAGCTGGGAACCCATTGTCGATATCTTCAAGGGCTTTTTAAATTCAAAAGTTAACCTGATAGAATTAGGTCTTCAAACACTTTTAAACACAGATAAAAAACGAAACAAAAATGTCTTAATTAACAAGTTTTTTTCTCCAGACACTTCGGGCCTTTGTAAATTGGCTTGGCTAAAAGGTTATCAAATAGATTTGAAAAGTAGCTTAGTGCCTATAGAATTAATGCCAATTAAGCCTTTAGCAATTTATGAAGATTACGATTTTTTTAAAGAATTATAA
- a CDS encoding prolyl oligopeptidase family serine peptidase, which yields MKKIILNLFLIALAGTTYAQDAISYQTPPKAIADLLLAKPTPGVSIDSKAEWMLFSERNSYPSVEELAMPEYRIAGMRINPNNYSASRQTFINNFSLKNIKSGKTLAVTGLPMPLYAGAVSWSPSETKIAFTNTTPTKVDLYIIDVATGKATKVNKQPINAIMGGGATWVDDNTLLYRTITKAATLAPARPLAPKGPTIQQNLGKAAPSATLQDLIKTPYDEQLFEFFATSQLVQNKAGIETPIGKPAIYSGITLSPDKNYMMVRTIKKPFSYLVSAGGFPSVLNITDRTGKVVKMLADLPSTEERPSGYDNVQNVPRGFDWRDDEPATVTWTVALDSGLIKKNVEYHDAVMQLAAPFTSAPKELLKTKMRFGGISWGNATLALVRENSRTKQTSKLSRFNPTTGALETLYELSTNDAYNNPGFPVTEKNKYGRQVILTTDGGTKLLLNNTTGASAKGDLPFLAKFDLTTKKSEILWRAQPGTFEMITDVLDPQKLVLLTRRESQKDAPNYFIKNLMLRIADVQITNFTNPYAQLAGVKKEKISYKRADGIDLTGDLYLPAGYNKEKDGPLPVLIWAYPREFNSAADAAQIRGSQDKFTTISSGGPLFFVTQGYAVLDNAEMPIVAKDGKKPNDTFVEQLKLNAEAAINKLSDMGIGDRNRMAVGGHSYGAFMTANLLAHTNLFKAGIARSGAYNRTLTPFGFQNEDRTYWQAPELYYQMSPFSYANNIKTPILLIHGEMDDNQGTFPINSERLFNAIKGHGGTTRFVYLPYEAHGYRAKENILHMLWEMNTWLNTYVKNAKPTVAK from the coding sequence ATGAAGAAAATTATCTTAAACCTCTTTTTAATTGCACTTGCTGGTACAACTTATGCTCAAGATGCAATTAGCTACCAAACGCCTCCAAAGGCAATAGCAGACTTATTATTAGCAAAACCAACTCCAGGTGTTAGCATAGATAGCAAGGCAGAATGGATGTTATTTAGTGAACGAAATTCTTATCCCTCGGTTGAGGAATTGGCAATGCCCGAATACCGTATCGCTGGTATGCGTATCAATCCGAATAACTATTCAGCAAGTCGCCAAACTTTCATCAACAACTTCAGTTTAAAAAACATTAAAAGTGGCAAAACATTAGCTGTAACAGGTTTACCAATGCCTCTATATGCAGGTGCGGTTAGCTGGAGCCCAAGTGAAACTAAAATTGCTTTTACCAACACCACACCAACTAAAGTTGATTTATACATCATCGATGTGGCAACTGGAAAAGCAACAAAGGTTAACAAGCAACCTATCAATGCAATCATGGGTGGTGGCGCAACTTGGGTTGATGATAACACCTTGCTTTATAGAACAATTACCAAAGCGGCAACCTTAGCTCCTGCCCGTCCACTAGCTCCAAAAGGACCAACCATTCAGCAAAACTTAGGTAAGGCTGCACCAAGTGCAACATTACAAGATTTAATTAAAACTCCTTACGATGAACAATTATTCGAGTTTTTTGCAACTTCTCAGCTCGTTCAAAATAAAGCTGGTATAGAAACTCCGATTGGCAAACCTGCTATTTACAGTGGCATTACGCTATCTCCAGATAAAAATTACATGATGGTTCGCACCATTAAAAAACCTTTCTCTTATTTAGTTTCAGCAGGCGGTTTCCCATCAGTTTTAAACATTACAGATAGAACAGGAAAAGTGGTTAAAATGCTTGCAGATTTACCATCTACAGAAGAAAGACCTTCTGGTTATGACAACGTACAAAACGTACCTAGAGGTTTCGATTGGAGAGATGATGAACCTGCAACCGTAACTTGGACAGTCGCCTTGGATAGCGGATTAATCAAGAAAAATGTTGAATACCATGATGCCGTAATGCAATTGGCTGCTCCTTTTACTAGTGCTCCAAAAGAACTTTTAAAAACTAAAATGCGTTTCGGCGGTATAAGCTGGGGAAATGCTACTTTAGCCTTGGTTAGAGAAAACTCAAGAACTAAACAAACTTCTAAACTAAGTCGTTTTAACCCAACAACGGGCGCTTTAGAAACGTTGTACGAGCTAAGTACAAATGACGCTTATAACAATCCAGGTTTTCCTGTAACAGAGAAAAATAAATACGGCCGACAAGTAATTTTAACTACCGATGGTGGCACCAAATTATTGTTGAATAATACTACAGGTGCATCTGCCAAAGGCGATTTACCTTTCTTGGCAAAATTTGACTTAACAACTAAAAAATCAGAGATTTTATGGAGAGCACAGCCTGGGACTTTTGAAATGATAACTGACGTTTTAGACCCTCAAAAACTGGTTTTATTAACTCGTAGAGAAAGTCAAAAAGATGCGCCAAACTATTTCATTAAAAATTTAATGTTACGCATAGCGGATGTTCAAATCACTAATTTCACCAATCCTTATGCGCAATTAGCTGGTGTTAAAAAAGAGAAAATCTCTTATAAACGTGCCGATGGAATCGATTTAACAGGCGATTTATACTTACCAGCTGGTTATAACAAAGAGAAAGATGGTCCACTGCCAGTTTTAATATGGGCTTACCCTCGCGAGTTTAACTCTGCTGCAGATGCTGCTCAAATTAGAGGTTCACAAGATAAGTTTACTACCATCAGTTCTGGCGGTCCGTTGTTTTTTGTTACTCAAGGTTATGCCGTTTTAGACAATGCAGAAATGCCAATTGTAGCTAAAGATGGCAAAAAACCTAACGATACTTTTGTAGAGCAATTAAAGTTAAATGCCGAAGCTGCAATTAACAAACTAAGCGATATGGGCATTGGAGACAGAAATAGAATGGCAGTTGGCGGTCACAGTTATGGAGCATTCATGACAGCAAATTTACTGGCTCACACCAATTTATTTAAAGCTGGTATTGCCCGTAGTGGTGCTTATAACAGAACTTTAACTCCTTTTGGTTTCCAAAACGAAGATAGAACTTATTGGCAAGCACCAGAGTTGTATTACCAAATGAGCCCATTTAGTTATGCAAACAACATCAAAACGCCAATCCTTTTAATCCATGGCGAAATGGATGATAATCAAGGTACTTTCCCTATCAACAGCGAGCGTTTGTTTAATGCCATTAAAGGTCATGGTGGCACAACCCGTTTTGTGTACTTACCTTACGAAGCGCATGGTTACAGAGCCAAAGAAAACATTTTACACATGCTTTGGGAAATGAATACTTGGTTAAATACTTATGTTAAAAACGCTAAACCAACAGTAGCCAAGTAG